In one Lycorma delicatula isolate Av1 chromosome 5, ASM4794821v1, whole genome shotgun sequence genomic region, the following are encoded:
- the LOC142325810 gene encoding uncharacterized protein LOC142325810: protein MLICELEPTPVVKHLELFSRQIFRTNNVTPAVVKSTIDKIVTITKCGPTYTVVGTEENAIYFWGTRYTPSCSSAFDSSSTSSLASTNLKIDIVAEPEEILALYASPNQIAKGEIVTLYDLCPLWLGLLVLVDTTVPLPKLSTLTFVEGKQNNENNSSCSKNSLTDTSESVPSWIKAELAEANNSWRPDIYDVPSSLLNS from the exons ATGTTGATCTGTGAACTTGAACCTACTCCTGTGGTTAAACATCTTGAATTATTCAGCAGACAGATATTCAG GACAAACAATGTAACTCCAGCTGTTGTCAAGAGTACGATTGATAAAATAGTTACT ATAACTAAATGTGGTCCAACTTATACGGTTGTTGGTACAGAAGAAAATGCTATCTATTTTTGGGGTACAAGATACACACCATCATGTTCTTct gcATTTGATTCATCTTCTACCAGTTCATTAGCATCAACTAATCTCAAGATAGATATTGTTGCTGAACCTGAGGAAATACTTGC CTTATATGCGTCACCTAATCAAATCGCTAAAGGTGAGATTGTCACATTGTATGACTTATGTCCATTATGGCTTGGTCTTTTAGTACTGGTTGATACTACAGTGCCTTTGCCAAAATTGAGTACACTTACTTTTGTAGAgggtaaacaaaataatgaaaacaattcatcctgttctaaaaattctttaacagATACTTCTGAGTCT GTTCCAAGCTGGATAAAGGCTGAACTGGCTGAAGCTAATAATTCCTGGAGACCAGACATATATGATGTACCAAGCAGTCTTTTGAATAGTTAA